A genomic window from Cupriavidus metallidurans CH34 includes:
- a CDS encoding potassium/proton antiporter, with protein sequence MESIDHAILLGAVVMTAGILLGVFSSRFGVPFLLVFLGVGMAAGVDGPGGIRFSNTWLSFLVGNIALAVILLDGGLRTRLATFRVALRPSLSLATLGVVITAVLVGAFASWLLGIDWKLGLLLGAIVGSTDAAAVFSLLNGSGVRLTERVASVLEIESGINDPMAIFLTLTLIEWITSPQGLSPGALVTRLVVQFGVGGILGAALGYCLANVMERVNVAEGLQAILVCSGGCMVWAIVQTAGGSGFLAVYLTGMIVGNREHAVGGDTMRAMDGMAWLAQSAMFLLLGLLVSPHRIWDIALPAAAVALFLMCVARPVSVWISLLPFRFNAREKGFVAWVGLRGAVPIVLSLFPMLQGMKDSGLLFRVAFAVVLASLLCQGTTVALAARLARVLRPLYNEPLSRERMRGTQAPALELMQFEVAANSPVDSLRADQLELPMRSRLMTVARDGALVPLDRAILRAGDTVSVLAPGGVLPVLSRLFLTSGPPPAWDQVTYDFLLAGQASLADVAALYGTRALLPHEQLSTLEQAMLAVFRSPPVEGDALEIAGLRLTVTRMDGPRIVQVGLLLPRPVAAGAGDGTNHRWRRRHRARPGLDRVSRPSRRKP encoded by the coding sequence ATGGAAAGCATTGACCACGCCATTCTGCTCGGTGCCGTCGTGATGACGGCGGGCATCCTGCTTGGGGTTTTCTCGTCGCGCTTCGGTGTCCCGTTCCTGCTGGTCTTCTTGGGCGTAGGCATGGCGGCCGGGGTCGACGGCCCCGGTGGCATCCGCTTCTCCAACACCTGGCTCAGCTTCCTGGTGGGCAATATCGCGCTGGCCGTGATCCTGCTCGATGGGGGCTTGCGCACGCGCCTTGCCACCTTCCGCGTGGCGCTGCGGCCGTCCTTGTCCCTGGCCACGCTGGGGGTGGTCATCACGGCGGTGCTGGTCGGCGCGTTTGCTTCCTGGTTGCTCGGGATCGACTGGAAGCTCGGGCTGTTGCTAGGCGCCATCGTAGGCTCCACCGATGCCGCCGCCGTCTTCTCCCTGCTCAACGGTAGCGGTGTGCGGCTCACGGAGCGCGTGGCCAGCGTGCTCGAGATCGAGTCGGGTATCAACGATCCCATGGCGATCTTCCTGACCCTGACGTTGATCGAGTGGATCACCTCGCCGCAGGGGCTGTCGCCCGGCGCGCTGGTGACGCGGCTGGTCGTGCAGTTCGGGGTGGGCGGGATACTTGGCGCGGCGCTGGGCTACTGTCTGGCCAACGTGATGGAACGCGTCAACGTGGCCGAGGGCCTGCAGGCCATTCTGGTCTGTTCGGGCGGCTGCATGGTCTGGGCGATCGTGCAGACTGCCGGCGGCAGTGGCTTCCTGGCGGTCTACCTGACCGGGATGATCGTCGGCAACCGGGAACACGCGGTCGGCGGCGACACGATGCGGGCGATGGATGGCATGGCCTGGCTGGCGCAGTCGGCGATGTTCCTGCTGCTTGGGCTGCTGGTGTCTCCGCACCGGATCTGGGACATCGCGCTGCCCGCCGCGGCCGTGGCGTTGTTTCTGATGTGCGTGGCGCGGCCCGTATCCGTCTGGATCTCGTTGCTGCCGTTCCGGTTCAACGCGCGCGAGAAGGGTTTCGTGGCGTGGGTGGGGTTGCGCGGCGCGGTGCCGATCGTGCTGTCGTTGTTCCCGATGCTGCAGGGCATGAAGGATTCGGGGTTGCTGTTTCGCGTGGCGTTCGCGGTGGTGCTGGCCAGCCTGCTGTGCCAGGGCACCACGGTCGCCCTGGCTGCACGGCTGGCGCGCGTGCTGCGGCCGCTCTACAACGAACCGCTATCGCGTGAGCGGATGCGCGGCACCCAGGCGCCGGCACTGGAGTTGATGCAGTTCGAGGTGGCCGCTAATTCACCGGTGGACAGCTTGCGCGCGGACCAACTCGAATTGCCAATGCGCAGCCGCCTGATGACCGTGGCGCGTGACGGGGCGCTGGTGCCGCTCGACCGCGCCATCCTGCGTGCTGGCGATACCGTCTCGGTGCTGGCGCCTGGCGGTGTTCTGCCGGTGCTTTCTCGCCTGTTCCTGACGTCAGGACCCCCGCCTGCCTGGGACCAGGTGACCTACGATTTTCTGCTTGCCGGACAGGCGAGTCTGGCCGATGTCGCCGCGCTCTATGGCACCCGGGCGCTGCTGCCGCACGAGCAGTTGAGCACGCTCGAACAGGCGATGCTGGCAGTGTTCCGGTCGCCGCCGGTAGAGGGGGATGCGCTGGAGATTGCCGGCTTGCGGCTGACGGTGACCCGCATGGACGGGCCCCGCATCGTGCAGGTGGGATTGCTGCTGCCGCGCCCGGTGGCGGCGGGCGCTGGCGATGGCACTAACCATCGCTGGCGCCGGCGTCACCGGGCACGGCCGGGGCTGGACCGGGTCAGTCGACCTTCGCGCCGGAAACCTTGA
- a CDS encoding tripartite tricarboxylate transporter substrate binding protein: MLKTLLSAAMGAAMAATLAFAAPASAASNWPTKPIRFVVPYPAGGPLDTVARAIGEKLRDSLGQPVVVENRPGAGGNLGADFVAKQPADGYTIVMGAVATHAINPTLFAKMPYDPVKDFTPITLVADVPNVLVMHPGKAAELHINTVRDLVEYARKHPGKLDYASGGNGSAGHLSGELFKSMAHVSMVHIPYNGAAPAQMSVLSGQTDLIFDNLASASANIKAGKLKAFAVTTASRAAAFPELPTIAEAGKGLGLENFDISTWFGVLAPAGTPRDIVDRLNRDIVAILKTDDMKAKLARIGAQPAPTTPDQFATLIQRELKKYSQIVKVSGAKVD, encoded by the coding sequence ATGTTGAAGACCCTGCTCTCCGCCGCGATGGGCGCCGCAATGGCCGCCACGCTGGCCTTTGCCGCACCGGCCAGCGCCGCCAGCAACTGGCCCACCAAGCCGATCCGCTTCGTCGTGCCCTACCCGGCCGGCGGCCCGCTCGACACCGTAGCGCGCGCCATCGGCGAAAAGCTGCGCGATAGCCTCGGTCAGCCCGTGGTGGTGGAGAACCGGCCCGGCGCGGGCGGAAATCTTGGCGCGGACTTCGTGGCCAAGCAGCCCGCCGACGGCTACACGATCGTGATGGGCGCGGTGGCCACCCATGCGATCAATCCGACGCTGTTCGCCAAGATGCCGTATGACCCGGTCAAGGATTTCACGCCGATCACGCTCGTGGCCGACGTGCCGAACGTGCTCGTGATGCACCCTGGCAAGGCCGCCGAACTGCACATCAATACCGTGCGCGATCTGGTCGAATACGCGCGTAAGCATCCGGGCAAGCTCGACTACGCGTCGGGTGGCAACGGCAGCGCCGGACACCTGTCGGGCGAGCTGTTCAAGAGCATGGCGCATGTCAGCATGGTCCATATCCCGTACAACGGCGCGGCGCCCGCGCAGATGTCGGTGCTGTCGGGCCAAACCGACCTGATCTTCGACAACCTCGCGTCGGCGTCGGCCAACATCAAGGCGGGCAAGCTCAAGGCGTTCGCGGTCACCACGGCCAGCCGTGCGGCTGCATTCCCGGAACTGCCGACGATTGCCGAAGCCGGCAAGGGACTGGGCCTGGAGAACTTCGATATCTCCACGTGGTTCGGCGTGCTCGCACCGGCCGGCACCCCGCGCGACATCGTCGATCGGCTCAATCGCGACATCGTGGCGATCCTGAAGACCGACGACATGAAGGCGAAGCTGGCACGCATTGGCGCGCAGCCGGCGCCGACCACGCCTGACCAGTTCGCCACCCTGATCCAGCGCGAACTGAAGAAGTACAGCCAGATCGTCAAGGTTTCCGGCGCGAAGGTCGACTGA
- a CDS encoding tripartite tricarboxylate transporter TctB family protein — MRIRSQKDFASGLMFILVGLGFSFVARGYSMGTAAKMGPGYFPFWLGIVLALLGALVLWGSLSSKAAQDSLERWDIKILLWILGAVVLFGLLLKPLGMVLSVVVLVLVSSMASHEFSWKGAVLNAIILVLISMGAFVYGINLQMPVWPAFLAS; from the coding sequence TTGCGCATACGCAGCCAAAAGGACTTTGCCTCCGGCCTGATGTTCATTCTGGTCGGTCTGGGCTTTTCCTTCGTCGCCCGTGGCTATTCCATGGGAACAGCCGCCAAGATGGGACCGGGGTACTTCCCGTTCTGGCTCGGCATCGTGCTCGCCCTGCTGGGCGCGCTGGTACTGTGGGGTTCGCTGTCGTCCAAGGCGGCGCAAGACAGCCTGGAACGCTGGGATATCAAGATCCTGCTGTGGATCCTGGGTGCGGTCGTGCTGTTCGGCCTGCTGCTCAAGCCGCTCGGCATGGTGCTGTCGGTCGTGGTGCTGGTGCTGGTTTCCTCGATGGCCAGCCATGAATTCAGCTGGAAGGGTGCCGTTCTGAACGCGATCATCCTCGTGCTGATCAGCATGGGCGCCTTCGTGTACGGCATCAACCTGCAGATGCCGGTGTGGCCGGCTTTCCTGGCAAGCTAA
- a CDS encoding DUF2214 family protein translates to MLTDALLAFLHFTAIFVLVTLMAAEAVVLRPDMPPSAVRRLSQYDFFYFLSAMVVLATGLLRLFYGAKGVDFYLHNPWFHAKITVFVLIALATLPPTFAFARWRKQSLKLPEFVPTPAEIKKVRRWVMIEAHAFILLPLCAVMMARGIGIH, encoded by the coding sequence ATGCTGACCGACGCCTTGCTCGCGTTCCTGCACTTCACGGCGATTTTCGTCCTTGTCACGCTGATGGCCGCCGAGGCCGTCGTGCTGCGCCCGGACATGCCGCCTTCCGCCGTGCGCCGCCTGTCCCAATACGACTTCTTCTATTTCCTGTCGGCGATGGTGGTGCTGGCCACCGGGCTGTTGCGCCTGTTCTATGGCGCCAAGGGTGTGGACTTCTATCTGCACAACCCGTGGTTCCACGCCAAGATCACCGTGTTCGTGCTGATCGCGCTGGCCACGCTGCCACCGACGTTTGCCTTCGCGCGGTGGCGCAAGCAGTCGCTCAAGCTGCCAGAGTTCGTGCCGACTCCGGCCGAAATCAAGAAGGTGCGCCGCTGGGTCATGATCGAAGCGCACGCGTTCATCCTGCTACCGCTTTGCGCGGTGATGATGGCGCGCGGCATCGGCATCCACTGA
- a CDS encoding tripartite tricarboxylate transporter permease: MELLDNLGLGFATALSLQNLAYAFLGCVLGTLIGVLPGLGPLATIAMLLPVTYTLPPVAALIMLAGIYYGAQYGGSTTAILVNLPGESSSVVTTIDGYQMARRGRAGVALATAGLGSFFAGCVATLILAAFAAPLSELAFKFGPAEYFSLMVLGLIGAVVLASGSLSKAVAMIVLGLLLGLVGTDVNSGAARFSFDVPELTDGLNFVSVAMGVFGFAEIIANLEQKEARETFTDSVTNLFPTKEDFKRMIPAVLRGTALGSALGILPGGGAALASFAAYSLEKKTSKFSHEFGKGAIEGVAGPESANNAAAQTSFIPLLTLGIPPNAVMALMVGAMTIHNIQPGPQVMSSNPALFWGLIASMWIGNFMLIILNLPMIGVWVKLLKVPYRFLFPAILTFCCIGVYSVQNTTFDVFQTAAFGVIGYLFIKLKCEPAPLLLGFVLGPMMEENFRRSLLLSRGDFSVFVTRPLSLGLLIGAAVLVLIVAMPSIKAKREEAFQEE, encoded by the coding sequence ATGGAACTGTTAGACAACCTCGGACTGGGCTTTGCAACCGCCCTGTCACTGCAAAACCTCGCCTACGCATTCCTGGGCTGCGTGCTCGGGACGCTGATTGGTGTGCTGCCGGGCCTCGGGCCTCTGGCCACCATCGCCATGCTGCTGCCGGTGACGTACACGCTGCCGCCGGTGGCTGCGCTGATCATGCTGGCCGGTATCTACTACGGCGCGCAGTACGGTGGGTCGACCACCGCCATTCTGGTGAACCTGCCTGGTGAATCATCATCAGTGGTGACCACGATCGACGGCTACCAGATGGCGCGTCGTGGCCGTGCCGGTGTGGCACTGGCTACCGCCGGTCTCGGCTCGTTCTTCGCTGGCTGCGTGGCTACCCTGATCCTGGCCGCGTTTGCCGCGCCGCTGTCGGAACTGGCGTTCAAGTTCGGTCCCGCCGAGTACTTCTCGCTGATGGTGCTGGGTCTGATCGGCGCCGTGGTGCTGGCTTCGGGCTCGCTGTCGAAGGCCGTGGCGATGATCGTGCTGGGCCTGTTGCTGGGTCTGGTCGGTACCGACGTGAACTCGGGCGCTGCGCGCTTCTCGTTCGACGTACCTGAACTGACCGACGGCCTGAACTTCGTGTCGGTGGCGATGGGTGTATTCGGCTTCGCGGAAATCATCGCGAACCTGGAGCAAAAGGAAGCCCGCGAAACCTTCACGGACAGCGTGACGAACCTGTTCCCGACCAAGGAAGACTTCAAGCGCATGATTCCGGCGGTGCTGCGTGGCACGGCGCTGGGTTCGGCGCTGGGTATCCTGCCGGGTGGTGGTGCAGCGCTGGCTTCGTTCGCCGCGTACTCGCTGGAAAAGAAGACGTCGAAGTTCTCGCACGAGTTCGGCAAGGGTGCGATCGAAGGCGTGGCGGGTCCGGAATCGGCCAACAACGCCGCTGCCCAGACCTCGTTCATCCCGCTGCTGACGCTGGGCATTCCGCCCAACGCCGTGATGGCGCTGATGGTCGGTGCGATGACGATCCACAACATCCAGCCTGGTCCGCAGGTGATGAGCAGCAACCCTGCGCTGTTCTGGGGCCTGATCGCCTCGATGTGGATCGGCAACTTCATGCTGATCATCCTGAACCTGCCGATGATCGGCGTGTGGGTGAAGCTGCTCAAGGTGCCGTACCGCTTCCTGTTCCCGGCGATCCTGACGTTCTGCTGCATCGGCGTGTACTCGGTCCAGAACACCACGTTCGACGTGTTCCAGACCGCGGCCTTCGGCGTGATCGGCTACCTGTTCATCAAGCTGAAGTGCGAACCCGCACCGCTGCTGCTGGGCTTCGTGCTCGGACCGATGATGGAAGAGAACTTCCGCCGCTCGCTGCTGCTGTCGCGTGGTGACTTCAGCGTGTTCGTGACGCGCCCGCTGTCGCTGGGTCTGCTGATCGGCGCGGCAGTGCTGGTGCTGATCGTGGCCATGCCGTCGATCAAGGCCAAGCGCGAAGAAGCATTCCAGGAAGAGTAA
- a CDS encoding CaiB/BaiF CoA transferase family protein, with translation MGALSHLRVLDLTRVLAGPWCAQNLADFGADVIKIERPGAGDDTRIWGPPWLKTPEGEDTAEAAYYLAANRNKRSVTCDISTPEGQQLVRDLAAQSDVVLENYKVGQLKKYGLDYESLKAIKPDLIYCSVTGFGQTGPYAQRPGYDFIIQGMGGFMSITGERDDLPGGGPQKAGVAISDLMTGQYATIAVLAALAHRDRTGEGQYIDMALLDVQVSMLANMNTNYLASGVPPKRWGNAHPNIVPYQTFQAADGWLIVAVGNDGQFRKFVTAGGRPELADDPRFATNPQRVAHRDVLVPILAEMVAPRTREQWILDLERASVPCGPINTLDEVFENEQVVARGLRVDLPHPSAGTVKLVGSPMKMSATPTEALRHPPLLGEHTDVVLGETLGYSAEHIAALRNKGVV, from the coding sequence ATGGGAGCTTTAAGCCATCTTCGCGTCCTCGACCTGACCCGCGTGCTCGCGGGCCCGTGGTGCGCCCAGAATCTTGCCGATTTCGGCGCCGACGTGATCAAGATCGAGCGCCCAGGCGCCGGTGACGACACGCGCATCTGGGGCCCGCCCTGGCTCAAGACCCCCGAGGGTGAAGACACGGCCGAGGCCGCCTACTACCTGGCGGCCAACCGCAACAAGCGTTCGGTGACGTGCGACATCAGCACGCCGGAGGGGCAGCAACTCGTGCGCGACCTGGCCGCGCAGAGCGATGTGGTGCTCGAAAACTACAAGGTCGGACAACTCAAGAAGTATGGCCTCGATTATGAATCGCTCAAAGCGATCAAGCCGGACCTGATCTACTGCTCGGTCACCGGCTTCGGACAGACCGGCCCCTACGCCCAGCGTCCGGGCTACGATTTCATCATCCAGGGCATGGGTGGCTTCATGAGCATCACGGGCGAGCGCGACGACCTGCCCGGAGGCGGCCCGCAGAAAGCCGGCGTGGCGATCTCCGACCTCATGACGGGCCAGTACGCCACCATCGCCGTGCTGGCCGCACTGGCCCACCGCGACCGTACCGGCGAAGGCCAGTACATCGACATGGCGCTGCTGGACGTGCAGGTGTCGATGCTGGCGAACATGAACACCAACTACCTGGCCAGCGGCGTCCCGCCGAAGCGCTGGGGCAACGCGCACCCGAACATCGTCCCTTACCAGACGTTCCAGGCCGCCGATGGATGGCTCATCGTCGCGGTGGGCAACGACGGCCAGTTCCGCAAGTTCGTCACCGCCGGCGGCCGCCCCGAGTTGGCCGACGACCCGCGCTTCGCCACCAATCCGCAGCGCGTGGCGCACCGAGACGTGCTGGTACCGATCCTGGCCGAGATGGTGGCGCCGCGCACGCGTGAACAGTGGATTCTGGACCTCGAGCGTGCCAGCGTGCCATGCGGGCCGATCAACACGCTCGACGAGGTCTTCGAGAACGAGCAGGTGGTGGCGCGTGGCCTGCGCGTGGACCTGCCCCACCCCTCGGCCGGCACGGTCAAGCTGGTGGGCAGCCCGATGAAGATGAGCGCCACGCCGACCGAGGCGCTGCGCCATCCGCCGTTGCTTGGGGAGCACACGGATGTGGTGCTTGGCGAGACACTCGGCTACAGTGCCGAACACATCGCCGCCCTGCGCAACAAGGGCGTGGTCTGA